The Myotis daubentonii chromosome 19, mMyoDau2.1, whole genome shotgun sequence genome window below encodes:
- the HCAR2 gene encoding hydroxycarboxylic acid receptor 2: MQPHHPHDRETHFLPIDNKNCCVFRDDFIAKVLPPVLGLEFVFGLLGNGLALWIFCFHLKSWKSSRIFLFNLAVADFLLIICLPFLMDNYMRKWDWKFGDVPCRLMLFMLAMNRQGSIIFLTVVAVDRYFRVVHPHHALNKISNRKAAIVSCFLWALTIGLTVHLLYKKMLVKNHDAYLCSSFSICNTFRWHDAMFLLEFFLPLAIILFCSIRIVWSLRQRQMDRHTKIKRAITFIMVVAIVFVICFLPSVAVRIRIFWLLHTMDNYVTEETCGIYRSVDLAFFITLSFTYMNSMLDPLVYYFSSPSFPNFFSALIHRCFRKKKPEEPDNNRSTSVELTGDLSASRSVPGALMAESGEPGSPSYLTAASR; this comes from the coding sequence ATGCAGCCGCACCACCCGCACGACCGGGAGACTCACTTTCTGCCCATCGACAACAAGAACTGCTGTGTGTTCCGGGATGACTTCATCGCCAAAGTCCTGCCGCCCGTGTTGGGGCTGGAGTTTGTGTTTGGGCTCCTGGGCAATGGCCTGGCCCTGTGGATCTTCTGCTTCCACCTCAAGTCCTGGAAGTCCAGCCGGATCTTCCTATTCAACCTGGCCGTGGCCGACTTCCTCCTGATCATCTGCCTGCCGTTCCTGATGGACAACTACATGAGGAAGTGGGACTGGAAGTTCGGGGACGTCCCCTGCCGGCTGATGCTCTTCATGCTGGCCATGAACCGCCAAGGGAGCATCATCTTCCTCACCGTGGTGGCCGTGGACAGGTACTTCCGGGTGGTCCACCCCCACCACGCCCTCAACAAGATCTCCAACCGGAAGGCGGCCATCGTCTCCTGCTTCCTGTGGGCCCTCACCATCGGCCTGACGGTGCACCTCCTGTACAAGAAGATGCTGGTCAAGAACCACGACGCCTACCTGTGCAGCAGCTTCAGCATCTGCAATACCTTCCGCTGGCACGACGCCATGTTCCTCCTGGAGTTCTTCCTGCCCCTGGCCATCATCCTCTTCTGCTCCATCCGCATCGTCTGGAGCCTGCGGCAGCGGCAGATGGACCGGCACACCAAGATCAAGAGGGCCATCACCTTCATCATGGTGGTGGCCATCGTCTTCGTCATCTGCTTCCTGCCCAGCGTGGCCGTGCGCATCCGAATCTTCTGGCTCCTGCACACGATGGACAACTACGTGACGGAAGAGACCTGCGGCATCTACCGCTCGGTGGACCTGGCGTTCTTCATCACCCTCAGCTTCACCTACATGAACAGCATGCTGGACCCCCTGGTGTACTATTTCTCCAGCCCGTCTTTCCCCAACTTCTTCTCCGCCTTGATCCACCGCTGCTTCCGCAAGAAGAAGCCGGAGGAGCCGGATAACAACCGGAGCACAAGCGTCGAGCTCACGGGGGACCTGAGTGCGTCCAGGAGCGTCCCGGGCGCTCTGATGGCCGAATCCGGGGAGCCGGGGAGCCCCTCTTACCTGACTGCAGCCTCTCGCTAA
- the HCAR1 gene encoding hydroxycarboxylic acid receptor 1, whose translation MDNGSCCLIQGDPIAQVMPPLLVLFFVLGALGNGMALCGFCFCMKTWKPSTIYLFNLAVADFLLMVCLPLRTDYYRRDRRWAFGDAPCRVVLFMLAMNRAGSIVFLTVVAVDRYFKVVHPHHVANAISNRTAAGVACALWAVVIVGTLYLLLENHLCAQGAAESCESFIMESANGWHDVMFQLEFFLPLGIILFCSARVVWSLRRRQQLARQARMRKATRFIAVVAAVFITCYLPSVSARLYFLCTVPSSVCDPAVHTALHVTLSLTYMNSTLDPLVYYFSSPSFPKIYAKLKVRSLRPKRAGRPGARRREEMPISNLCPRSCTGGGGLANHVQSQPCLP comes from the coding sequence ATGGACAACGGGTCGTGCTGCCTCATCCAGGGGGACCCCATCGCGCAGGTGATGCCGCCGCTGCTGGTCCTGTTCTTCGTGCTGGGCGCCCTGGGCAACGGCATGGCCCTGTGCGGCTTCTGCTTCTGCATGAAGACCTGGAAACCCAGCACCATCTACCTGTTCAACCTGGCGGTGGCCGACTTCCTCCTCATGGTCTGCCTGCCCTTGCGGACCGACTACTACCGCCGGGACCGGCGCTGGGCCTTCGGGGACGCGCCCTGCCGGGTGGTGCTCTTCATGCTGGCCATGAACCGGGCCGGCAGCATCGTCTTCCTCACCGTGGTGGCCGTGGACCGCTACTTCAAGGTGGTGCACCCGCACCACGTGGCCAACGCCATCTCCAACCGCACGGCGGCCGGCGTGGCCTGCGCGCTCTGGGCCGTGGTCATCGTGGGCACGCTGTACCTGCTGCTGGAAAACCACCTGTGCGCGCAGGGCGCAGCCGAGTCCTGCGAGAGCTTCATCATGGAGTCGGCCAACGGCTGGCACGACGTCATGTTCCAGCTGGAGTTCTTCCTGCCGCTGGGCATCATCCTGTTCTGCTCCGCCCGGGTCGTCTGGAGCctgcggcggcggcagcagctggCCCGGCAGGCGCGCATGCGGAAGGCCACGCGCTTCATCGCCGTGGTGGCCGCCGTGTTCATCACCTGCTACCTGCCCAGCGTGTCGGCGCGGCTCTACTTCCTCTGCACCGTGCCCTCCAGCGTCTGCGACCCCGCGGTGCACACGGCCCTCCACGTGACGCTCAGCCTCACCTACATGAACAGCACGCTGGACCCCCTGGTGTATTACTTCTCCAGCCCCTCGTTCCCCAAGATCTACGCGAAGCTCAAGGTGCGCAGCCTGAGGCCCAAGCGTGCGGGCCGCCCCGGGGCGCGGAGGCGGGAGGAGATGCCCATTTCCAATCTCTGCCCCCGGAGCTGCACCGGCGGCGGCGGCCTGGCCAACCACGTGCAGAGCCAACCTTGCCTGCCGTGA